One Stenotrophomonas maltophilia DNA window includes the following coding sequences:
- a CDS encoding calcium-binding protein codes for MHTIFRWTTALMLALGMAVTAHADDTVTQIRHYAADHRMLVLGEFHGTRETPLLVRQLVDAYSRDGTPVLLALELPRGENPTLREYLESDGGAAARQHLHGRAFWTVRDDQHDGRRSRDMLAMIESLRVLKSQGRVIDVVGYDVNASKGGNQVRDDLMAAELRRLYRGLPANARMLVLTGNVHAMLQRPQGMPPEMQMHPMASQLRDLDIYSVRLGAQRGQTWGCAGGCMARPLREQVATGPRVDADAERPYDLWVWMPELSVGTLVDP; via the coding sequence ATGCATACGATCTTCCGTTGGACCACCGCGCTGATGCTGGCGCTGGGCATGGCCGTGACCGCACATGCCGACGACACCGTAACGCAGATTCGCCACTACGCAGCTGACCACCGCATGCTGGTGCTGGGCGAATTCCACGGCACCCGCGAGACCCCGCTGCTGGTGCGCCAGCTGGTGGACGCCTACAGCCGCGACGGCACGCCGGTGCTGTTGGCGCTGGAGCTGCCACGCGGCGAAAACCCCACGCTGCGCGAATATCTGGAATCCGATGGCGGGGCTGCGGCGCGCCAGCACCTGCACGGCCGCGCGTTCTGGACCGTGCGCGATGACCAGCATGACGGCCGTCGCAGCCGCGACATGCTGGCGATGATCGAAAGCCTGCGTGTGCTGAAGTCGCAGGGACGTGTGATCGACGTCGTTGGCTATGACGTCAACGCCAGCAAGGGCGGCAACCAGGTACGCGATGACCTCATGGCAGCCGAGTTGCGGCGGCTCTATCGAGGCCTACCGGCCAATGCACGCATGCTGGTGCTGACCGGTAACGTGCACGCCATGCTGCAGAGGCCGCAAGGTATGCCGCCGGAAATGCAGATGCATCCGATGGCGTCGCAGCTGCGGGACCTGGATATCTACAGCGTACGGTTGGGCGCGCAACGTGGTCAGACGTGGGGATGCGCGGGCGGTTGCATGGCGCGGCCACTTCGAGAGCAGGTTGCCACCGGGCCGCGGGTCGATGCCGATGCTGAACGGCCGTATGACCTGTGGGTGTGGATGCCGGAGTTGAGCGTCGGCACGCTGGTGGATCCGTAG